A single region of the Acidobacteriota bacterium genome encodes:
- a CDS encoding HDIG domain-containing protein, with protein MLERESAFELLTEYTSNPSLIKHALAVEACMRAYAGKYGEDVAKWGIVGLLHDFDYQRFPDPPDHPEKGAQILKERGYPEDVIYAIKSHAHWTGCPRNHLVDKVLFACDELSGFITAVTLVRPDRKIEGLQPKSVRKKLKDKAFARSVSREDIRTGATDLGVELNEHIAFCIQAMSGISARLGL; from the coding sequence ATGTTGGAGCGGGAATCCGCCTTCGAATTGCTGACCGAGTACACCAGCAATCCCAGCCTTATCAAGCACGCCCTGGCCGTGGAAGCCTGCATGCGGGCCTACGCCGGCAAGTATGGAGAGGACGTGGCGAAATGGGGGATCGTGGGCCTGCTGCACGACTTCGACTACCAGAGATTTCCCGATCCTCCCGACCACCCCGAAAAGGGCGCCCAGATCCTGAAGGAACGGGGTTATCCGGAGGACGTGATCTACGCCATCAAGTCCCATGCTCACTGGACCGGTTGCCCCAGGAACCATTTGGTGGACAAGGTGCTGTTTGCCTGCGACGAGCTCTCCGGCTTCATCACGGCGGTGACCCTGGTGCGCCCCGACCGCAAGATCGAGGGACTCCAGCCCAAGTCGGTCAGAAAGAAATTGAAGGACAAGGCCTTTGCCCGCTCGGTGAGCCGGGAGGACATCCGCACCGGCGCCACCGACCTGGGGGTGGAGTTGAACGAGCACATCG